The region GAACCAAAATCAATATTTGACTTTGTCCCAATAATATAGGTGAACTCACCTAGCCCAATAGCTATATTGGAGGTGTGATTGGTTGGCACCCAATTAGCAACTCCAATTCTGTGGAGAACAACATACTTCACACTCAAGGCACTAGCAGACAATTTTCCTTTCCTTGGCCATTCTTTTACTTGCTTAGCAGTGATATCTTTGCAGATGACATTGTCTGAGACTTCAATTTCAGCTTGTTCTTCTTCATTTCTGCCCAAGAACCTATTAATTATTTCAGGAGAAAAATCCATACATCTTCCTATGACATACACTTTTTTGAATTCCTTGCTCCTTTTGTTGTCACACTCTTTGGAGATGTTCACAATAAACTCTTTGACCAGCATTTCATAGCACTTGCCAAAGCCTGTTATAGTTTTCATCAACCCGAATTCTTGAATCAGACTCAACACCTCTTTACATTCAAACACATTCTTCCCCAATTCCCTTTCCAGTGTTAACCTTCTTTGGTAAACATATTTCCATTTTTCAACATTTTCAACAAAGTGAAAAGAGATGTTGTCAAGCGGAACTTCAGGAATGTTGGCTGGAATCTTTTTCCCATAGGCTTGCTTTTTGGAAGTGGAGATGATATCATGAACATTGTGTTTGACATCCTGATTAGATTCACTAGATTCAGAGGGAACATCCTTCATTTTCATAGACTTTTTCTTAGGCGTAGGAGTAACCACCTTGCTCCATCTTTTAGTAGGACCAACGCTAACCTTCTTCCTAACAGATTTGGAGGGAGTGTTGGAGAACCCAACAACTTGATCTTTCCTGTTCTTCAACCTTTTAGCTATGTCAGGAGCCAGTCTTTGCCCGATAGGAACATCATCAGAGTTCAATTCCTCAATATTAACAATGTCAGTGGGTTGATCAACAAGGTTTTTATCCAGCTCATTAATTATATCTTCGGACCTTTCTTTGTCTTGAGATTTCTCAAGAGAGATAGTAGGTGCATGCACATCATGATTATCTTTGGGGTTCTCAGTATTTTTATTTGGTTGGGTCAAGGATGTGGATACATCCGGCACAACATTTGTCTTCGGGTCAATCCCCAAAACTTGAGAGATCATCACACATATATTCTTATCAACATTGTCTCTGTCAGCAACTATCACGCTAGATTTACTCAAGGTACGGACATATCTAGGTCTATTGCTGGTTCAAGAAGCTTCAACATTTTCCACAACATTTATCATAGTGGAACAATCTTCATTCATACCAACATTAGGTTCAATGTTGATGGGATCGAGATACAAACTAGTCATGGACATGGGTTTCTTCACACCAGTGGGAGGTTCAGGATCATTCATATTTCTCGCAGTTATGGAGGGAGTGGAAGAGGTACTTACTTTAGTAGGCTTGATTTTTCTTGAAGATGAGGTTCTGGCCTTTCTCATGGGGGTTGCATGGACATGACCGGTTGAGAGAGGAACAACATCAATGATGACATCCGAGAGATCTATCTCAGTGCCAATATTTTTAGGGTTTGCTTGCTCTTTGGAGGATTTGTTTGGAATGGAGACAAAAGGTTATGACATTTTGGACGATTTTGGTGGAGAGGTGATGGAGAGATGAAGATGTCTGAGAATGCGTTTGAGAGAGAGAATGCAAAGGTTAGCGTGAAGGTGACTAGGGTGCCATGTTGGGAAAATAAGAGAGATGTGTAATGATGGACTTTGAGTTTTATGCACAGTTAAGTGGAGGGAAGAGAAAATTTGATTTCTTTTTCTCTTCTTCAGTAATTGCTATAATTCTTCAAGCATATAAATGCCCAATTCGCCCCTTAGTTTTTCAAATTTATTTACATCTAGAGCTTTTGTAAAAATGTATGCCAATTGCTTTTCAGTAGTTACATGCTCAAGAGTGACAAttttgtcttccaccagatccCTAATAAAGCGATGTCGGATTTCAATGTGCTTAGTTTTGTTGTGCTGAATAGGGTTCTTGGAGATGTTAATAGCACTTAAGTTGTGacaatacaatgtcatgacatcttgttGGATATTATATTCTTctaacatttgtttcatccaaatcAATTGAGAGCAACTACTTCCTGTAGAAATATATTCAGCCTCAGTTGTGGATAAGGACACACTATTTTGCTTCTTACGGAACCAAGATATTATATTATTTCCCAAAAAGAAACACCCTCCAAAAGTGTTTTTTCTATCATCAGCATTGCCTGCCCAATCAACATCACAGTATCATGTTAGTAAGGAATTTGCATTGTGAGAATACAACATTCCATATTCACTGGTTCCATTGATATACTTCATAATCTTGTTCACTTGAGTAATGTAACTCGTTTTGGGTTCAGATTGATATCTATCATAGACTCCTACAACAAATGTAATTTCAGGTCTGCTAGTTGTGAGATAAAGCAGACTACCAATCATACTCCTCTACAGGTTTTGATCCACATTTGTTCCTTTTTCATCTTTGGTTAGTTTTAAATGAGTTGGTGCATGTGTCCTTTTATGGCTagcattttccatgccaaactttttcactatgttcttggcatacttgctttggaAGATGAAGATAGTGCCATCCATTTGTCTGACTTGGAGCCCAAGAAAGTATGTTAGTTCACCAacaagactcatttcaaactcatATTGCATCTTCTTGACAAAATATTGTACCATCTGGTTCGACATCCCTCCGAacacaatgtcatcaacatatatttgagaTATCATGAGTTTACCATGTTCTTCtttcacaaacagagttttgtctGTTCCTCCTTTCTTGTATCCATTATTGGCAAGGTACTCAGTGAGACtttcataccaagccctaggtACTTGCTTTAGTCCATATAGAGCTTTCCTCAATTTGTAAACATGATTTGGGAAAGCTTGGATCTATGAACCCCTTAGGTTGTTCtacatagacttcttcattcaagtacccatttaagaaggcactttttacatccgTTTGAAATAGTTTGAATTTAAGAAGGAAAACCACTCCTAACAAAAGTCTGATTGACTCAAGGCGGGCAACAGGGGaaaatgtctcatcaaaatcaacctcttcaatttgagtgtatccttgGGCAACAAGTCTGGCTTTGTTTCTGGTCACAGTCCTTTTTTCATCAGATTTGTTCTTGTAGATCCACTTAGTGCCAATAACATTCATTCTTTTAGGTCTAGGTactaactcccatacttcatttcttaTAAATTGACCTAATTCCTCTTGCACTgcattgaaacagaagggcttaaTATAGACATATTTtccacagtagtgacatctccagCGAGATGATCTTCCTTTAGTTTGAGAGTTCTGATGACTGGCATGATGTTGAGATAGAGGTTTTGACATGACGGGTTTAGACTCTTTCCCTGGAAAAACAAAGTTGGTCATCGGTGATTCTCCTTGGCTATGAAGAGATTAATTTTTAAAGCCAATCCGTCTTAGATCTCCAGTTGCTTTTCTAATTTGCAGAACTCCATCTAACATGTTAGATCCGTTATTTAGAATTCTGACAGATTTTGCCATGTTGTTAAGTTTGGAAGACAAAAATATCACTTCATTTTGGAGCTCAAAGATGGTGAATTGAAATCCTTCTTTTTCAGCCTGCAATTGAGATATAActttcttctgtttttctcccagcagacacacttcttcacttctgatgCAGAGCTCTTTATAGGAAGCAATCAGTTCCTCATAGGATAGTTCTTCATCACATGAATCTTCATCAGATTCCCATCTTTCAGTTAGAGCAGTAACATGTTTATCAGCTTCCTCCTCGGGTTCACTTTCAGAATTGTCCTCATCAGAACAAGAAATAGATAGTCCAAttttttgtttcttgagataggtaggacattcaactctaatgtgtccaaaaccttcacacCCATGACACTTGATTCCTTTACCTTGATTTGATCTCTCTCTAGTTCTTGTTCTTCTCTGAAATTCATTAGTATTTCTGATGTCAAAAGGGATGTTCTTAACATTGGGTCTTAACTTCCTGTCAATTATCTTAAGAaccttgttgaattgtcttccaagAAGCATTATAGCATTGGTCATTCCGTCATCAGTATCCAAGTCACATTGGTTTTGTTCATCATCAGTGTTGGATACAAATGTtatgctcttggttttcttttcatttatgtCACTAATACCTAACTCAAAAGTTTGGAGAGGTCCAATAAGTCCATTTACTCTTATGGAGCTGATGTCTTGAGCTTCCTCAATAgttgtgaccttcatgtcaaaAAATTTAGTTAGAGACCTTAGAATTTCTCTCACCAGTTTTTCTTCTGACATCCTTTCTTCCAAAGCACTAGACGAATTAGCTATTTAAAGAATACTCATGTGAAAGTCATTGATattctcatcat is a window of Lathyrus oleraceus cultivar Zhongwan6 chromosome 6, CAAS_Psat_ZW6_1.0, whole genome shotgun sequence DNA encoding:
- the LOC127095520 gene encoding uncharacterized protein LOC127095520 — encoded protein: MNDPEPPTGVKKPMSMTSLYLDPINIEPNVVADRDNVDKNICVMISQVLGIDPKTNVVPDVSTSLTQPNKNTENPKDNHDVHAPTISLEKSQDKERSEDIINELDKNLVDQPTDIVNIEELNSDDVPIGQRLAPDIAKRLKNRKDQVVGFSNTPSKSVRKKVSVGPTKRWSKVVTPTPKKKSMKMKDVPSESSESNQDVKHNVHDIISTSKKQAYGKKIPANIPEVPLDNISFHFVENVEKWKYVYQRRLTLERELGKNVFECKEVLSLIQEFGLMKTITGFGKCYEMLVKEFIVNISKECDNKRSKEFKKVYVIGRCMDFSPEIINRFLGRNEEEQAEIEVSDNVICKDITAKQVKEWPRKGKLSASALSVKYVVLHRIGVANWVPTNHTSNIAIGLGEFTYIIGTKSNIDFGSYVFDQTMKHVASYAEGGVKAGGTDEEEDNEDITVASDEEETNSDED